From Paenibacillus sp. PK3_47, the proteins below share one genomic window:
- a CDS encoding calcium-translocating P-type ATPase, SERCA-type, producing the protein MEQKSWHRLGAEELQKLFSVHPGAGLSGEEAAERRKESGYNELSEGKQISPLTLLLNQFKDFMVLVLMGATLVSGLLGEYLDAVTIVAIIVLNGVLGFVQEFRAERSLRALKQLSAPSAKVLRDGRQETIPAKMLVPGDIVLLESGDRVPADVRWLECSALYAEESALTGESLPVSKHAEAIHAEEIPLGDQKNIGFMGTMVTRGTGKAVVVRTGMDTEMGKIADLIQNTEAQETPLQHRLEQLGKILIYVSLALTVVVVLAGILHGQPAPAMFLAGVSLAVAAIPEGLPAIVTIALALGVQRMIKRKAIVRKLPSVETLGCASVICSDKTGTLTQNKMTVTHLWSAGRDMEVTGEGYAPVGQVLSKGRPVDLKNDQNLRRLLQVGALCSNAEIVETFPGEARGKRKGKDKVTENDKETNSPSVWELKGDPTEGALVALSAKMGLTAQSLAVTYGREKEFPFDSERKLMSVIVGHPGGRMICTKGAPDVLLGNCSYMLWEGGVVPCTPTLRQKVLEANERMASGALRVIGMAYRELRQGETVDSEKEAESQLIFIGLTGMIDPPRKEVRDAIAVTRRAGIKTVMITGDHGTTAEAIAHQLGILQRGGTVLTGSQLTRMDDTELDKVSDNVYVYARVSPEHKLRIVKSLQRRGHVVAMTGDGVNDAPAIKAADIGISMGITGTDVTKEASSLILGDDNFSTIVAAIEEGRSIYENIRKFIRYLLASNVGEILTMFFAMMLGLPLPLVPIQILWVNLVTDGLPAMALGVDQPEKDLMEHKPRGAKENIFARRLGWKIISRGLLIGLCTLAAFWLTLRTDPGSAQQLIRAQSVAFATLVMAQLIHVFDCRSSRSVFHRNPLQNKPLVLAVLSSIVLMLLVMYIPVLQPVFKTVALSFREWCLVLVMAGIPTFVMGAGSVWGGKRNRSRTGGRPMIKSTKISA; encoded by the coding sequence ATGGAACAAAAAAGTTGGCACAGGCTCGGTGCGGAGGAGCTGCAGAAGTTGTTCAGCGTTCATCCGGGTGCGGGCCTAAGCGGGGAGGAAGCCGCAGAGAGACGCAAGGAGAGCGGGTATAACGAGCTGTCGGAAGGAAAGCAGATCTCACCGCTGACCTTGCTGCTTAACCAGTTCAAGGATTTCATGGTGCTTGTGCTGATGGGGGCAACGCTGGTATCCGGTCTGCTGGGAGAATATCTGGATGCCGTAACGATCGTCGCCATCATTGTGCTTAACGGTGTGCTGGGGTTCGTCCAGGAATTCCGTGCCGAGCGGTCACTCCGGGCGCTTAAGCAGCTCTCGGCACCTTCGGCAAAGGTGCTGCGTGATGGCCGGCAGGAGACCATTCCGGCAAAAATGCTGGTGCCCGGCGACATTGTCCTGCTGGAGAGCGGAGACAGGGTTCCGGCTGATGTCCGCTGGCTGGAGTGCAGTGCACTCTATGCAGAAGAATCCGCACTGACAGGAGAATCGCTGCCGGTATCCAAGCATGCGGAAGCCATTCATGCTGAGGAGATTCCGCTCGGCGACCAGAAGAATATCGGCTTTATGGGCACAATGGTGACCCGCGGAACAGGCAAAGCGGTGGTAGTCCGTACGGGTATGGATACCGAGATGGGCAAAATTGCCGACCTGATCCAGAATACCGAAGCGCAGGAAACACCGTTGCAGCACAGGCTGGAGCAGCTGGGTAAAATTCTGATCTATGTCTCGCTTGCGCTCACGGTCGTAGTTGTGCTTGCCGGCATCCTGCACGGGCAGCCTGCTCCGGCGATGTTCCTTGCGGGAGTCAGCCTAGCTGTCGCAGCTATTCCGGAAGGGTTGCCTGCCATTGTTACCATAGCGCTTGCCCTCGGTGTCCAGCGAATGATCAAGCGCAAGGCTATCGTCCGCAAGCTGCCTTCCGTTGAAACGCTGGGTTGTGCTTCCGTCATCTGCTCGGATAAGACAGGGACGCTCACCCAGAATAAAATGACCGTCACACATCTCTGGAGCGCCGGCCGCGATATGGAAGTAACCGGCGAAGGATATGCCCCGGTCGGACAGGTTCTGTCCAAGGGCAGACCCGTAGATCTTAAGAATGACCAGAATCTGCGGCGGCTGCTTCAGGTAGGGGCCCTGTGCAGCAACGCTGAAATCGTGGAAACTTTTCCCGGAGAGGCACGCGGCAAGCGCAAAGGGAAGGATAAAGTTACTGAAAATGATAAAGAGACTAACAGCCCGTCCGTCTGGGAACTAAAGGGCGATCCTACCGAAGGGGCGCTGGTGGCTTTATCGGCCAAAATGGGCCTTACCGCACAATCACTCGCTGTAACCTACGGGCGCGAAAAGGAATTCCCGTTTGATTCGGAGCGGAAGCTGATGTCAGTTATCGTCGGCCATCCCGGCGGTCGGATGATCTGCACCAAGGGGGCACCGGATGTCCTGCTGGGCAACTGCTCTTATATGCTGTGGGAAGGCGGGGTAGTACCCTGCACGCCAACGCTCCGCCAGAAGGTGCTGGAAGCAAACGAACGGATGGCCTCCGGGGCCCTGCGGGTCATCGGCATGGCTTACCGTGAGCTGCGTCAGGGAGAAACCGTGGACAGTGAGAAGGAAGCGGAGAGCCAGCTGATCTTCATCGGCCTCACCGGGATGATCGATCCGCCGCGGAAAGAGGTGCGTGATGCAATCGCCGTAACACGCCGCGCCGGCATCAAGACTGTCATGATTACCGGGGACCACGGGACGACGGCGGAAGCTATTGCCCATCAGCTGGGCATTCTGCAGCGCGGAGGAACCGTGCTCACCGGCAGCCAGCTTACCCGGATGGACGATACCGAGCTGGATAAAGTATCCGATAATGTATACGTATATGCCCGTGTATCTCCGGAGCATAAGCTGCGGATCGTCAAATCCCTGCAGCGCCGCGGGCATGTGGTGGCGATGACCGGTGACGGAGTCAATGATGCTCCGGCGATCAAGGCTGCAGATATCGGGATCTCCATGGGGATAACCGGAACCGATGTTACCAAGGAAGCGTCATCGCTGATTCTCGGGGATGATAACTTCTCGACGATCGTAGCCGCTATTGAAGAGGGGCGCAGCATTTACGAGAATATCCGCAAATTCATCCGCTACCTGCTGGCCTCCAATGTCGGCGAGATCCTGACGATGTTCTTCGCGATGATGCTTGGGCTGCCGCTGCCGCTGGTGCCGATCCAGATTCTGTGGGTTAATCTGGTTACCGACGGGCTGCCGGCTATGGCGCTTGGCGTCGACCAGCCCGAGAAAGATTTGATGGAGCACAAGCCGCGGGGAGCGAAGGAAAACATCTTTGCCCGCCGGCTGGGCTGGAAAATTATCAGCCGCGGTCTGCTGATCGGCCTTTGCACGCTGGCTGCCTTCTGGCTCACTCTCCGCACTGACCCAGGCAGCGCCCAGCAGCTGATCCGGGCTCAGTCGGTTGCCTTTGCCACGCTGGTTATGGCGCAGCTGATCCATGTGTTCGACTGCCGCAGCTCACGCTCCGTGTTCCACCGCAATCCGCTGCAGAACAAACCGCTGGTGCTTGCCGTGCTGTCATCCATCGTGCTTATGCTCCTCGTTATGTACATTCCTGTGCTCCAGCCGGTCTTTAAAACAGTGGCGCTAAGTTTCCGCGAATGGTGCCTTGTGCTCGTCATGGCCGGTATTCCTACCTTCGTGATGGGGGCGGGCAGCGTCTGGGGCGGCAAAAGGAACCGCAGCCGCACCGGCGGGCGGCCAATGATAAAAAGTACAAAAATTTCGGCATAA
- the dapF gene encoding diaminopimelate epimerase, translated as MEFTKMHGLGNDFIVVFGEQELPADASELAVKLCNRFFGIGADGLVYILPSERGDYMMRIMNSDGSEAEQCGNAIRCVSKYVYDKGLVSSEQIVIETIGAGEQKVTLKVKDGVVETVTVDMGEPVLSGSQIPVAIDAEPVLDQPIETEGTEFKFTAVSMGNPHCVIYVDDAVSFDLGIWGPKLEVHPLFPRKVNVEFATVRDRSHVDMRVWERGAGPTLACGTGACATLVSSVLNGLTDRSARISLKGGDLYIEWNETDNHVYMTGPAEVVYTGTVEI; from the coding sequence ATGGAATTTACAAAAATGCACGGCCTCGGAAATGATTTTATTGTCGTATTCGGTGAGCAGGAGCTGCCAGCTGATGCTTCAGAGCTTGCGGTTAAATTGTGCAACCGGTTCTTCGGTATCGGAGCCGACGGCCTGGTATACATTCTGCCTTCAGAACGCGGTGATTATATGATGCGCATCATGAACTCGGACGGCTCGGAAGCCGAACAGTGCGGCAATGCGATCCGCTGCGTATCCAAATATGTATATGATAAGGGACTTGTCAGTTCGGAGCAGATCGTAATCGAAACAATCGGTGCAGGCGAGCAGAAGGTGACCCTGAAGGTAAAAGACGGTGTTGTTGAGACAGTTACTGTGGATATGGGAGAACCTGTACTGTCCGGAAGCCAGATTCCTGTTGCCATCGATGCCGAGCCGGTACTGGATCAGCCGATTGAAACAGAGGGAACGGAGTTTAAATTCACCGCCGTGTCCATGGGCAATCCGCACTGTGTGATCTATGTGGACGACGCTGTGAGCTTTGATCTCGGCATCTGGGGACCAAAGCTGGAGGTACATCCGCTGTTCCCGCGTAAAGTGAATGTGGAATTCGCAACTGTACGTGACCGCAGTCATGTGGACATGCGTGTCTGGGAACGCGGAGCGGGTCCTACACTGGCATGCGGCACTGGAGCCTGCGCTACGCTGGTTTCCTCCGTGCTCAACGGGCTGACTGACCGTTCAGCCCGGATCAGCCTGAAGGGCGGAGATCTTTACATTGAATGGAACGAGACTGACAACCATGTATATATGACCGGGCCTGCCGAGGTCGTTTATACAGGAACCGTCGAAATCTGA
- a CDS encoding spore germination protein encodes MYGKRRSKESSGTGGSGQTRSSSARSLSGLIEESIENIQSELGNSPDLKVRKFQIGGASPVRAAAVHLSGLSDTTAVNEFVVGSLLENTDGITGDAADSDTDLKELILSRALVIGEADVKEEWNDIMLSVLSGDTAILIDGYTAAIMCETRGGEWRSVEEPSSQVVVRGPKDGFVESIGTNVSLIRRRIRSPKLRLEYMKIGTETQTHIGLMYMKEITSEDLVREVRQRLEQIVIDEILESGFIEELIQDKTITPFPTIYNTERPDVAVANLLEGRVIIIVDGTPFVLVLPAVFTQYFQSAEDYSQRYDIAILMRLIRYVSFIVLILGPSVYIALTTYHYEMIPTTLLINLLSQRENVPFPAFVEALVMEGAFEILREAGVRMPRAIGQTVSVVGALILGSAVVEAGIITPIMVIVVALTGIASFAIPAYNMSIAGRIIRFGFLLLAGVSGFYGITLGLIVLVAHMNSLRSFGIPYLSPFVPLSVKGLKDTLIRLPLWSMRPSKSPQQMRAEMPKYMKVTTGQDFRLSPAIVKNSKPQELHTEGEEQQDDK; translated from the coding sequence GTGTACGGGAAACGTCGTTCAAAGGAAAGTTCCGGGACAGGCGGTTCCGGTCAAACCCGCAGCAGCAGTGCCCGGAGTTTGTCCGGCCTGATTGAAGAAAGTATAGAGAATATCCAGTCAGAGCTGGGGAACAGTCCCGATCTGAAGGTCCGCAAGTTTCAGATCGGCGGAGCCAGTCCGGTCAGGGCTGCCGCAGTCCATCTGAGCGGATTATCAGATACGACTGCCGTAAACGAATTTGTGGTCGGGTCCTTGCTCGAGAATACAGACGGCATCACCGGCGATGCGGCAGACAGCGATACAGATCTGAAAGAGCTTATTCTGAGCCGTGCATTGGTTATCGGCGAGGCAGATGTGAAGGAGGAATGGAATGACATTATGCTGTCGGTATTATCCGGCGATACGGCAATCCTTATTGACGGCTATACAGCTGCCATTATGTGTGAGACCCGCGGCGGCGAATGGCGTTCTGTAGAGGAGCCGTCTTCACAGGTGGTGGTGCGGGGACCCAAGGACGGGTTTGTGGAATCTATCGGAACCAATGTGTCATTAATCCGCCGGCGGATCAGGTCACCGAAGCTGCGTCTGGAATATATGAAGATAGGGACGGAGACCCAGACCCATATCGGACTCATGTACATGAAAGAAATTACGAGTGAGGATCTGGTCCGTGAGGTCCGCCAGCGGCTGGAGCAGATTGTAATTGACGAGATACTGGAGTCCGGATTTATTGAGGAGCTCATCCAGGATAAGACGATCACACCTTTTCCTACAATTTATAATACGGAACGCCCGGATGTGGCTGTTGCCAATCTGCTGGAAGGCAGAGTGATCATCATTGTGGACGGGACGCCTTTTGTACTGGTGCTGCCGGCGGTATTCACCCAATATTTTCAGTCTGCTGAAGATTATTCGCAGCGCTATGACATCGCCATTCTAATGCGGCTCATCCGTTATGTGAGCTTTATTGTTCTGATTCTCGGACCCTCTGTGTATATCGCCCTGACTACCTATCATTATGAGATGATTCCGACCACACTGCTGATCAATTTACTGTCCCAGCGGGAAAATGTGCCTTTTCCGGCCTTTGTGGAAGCCTTGGTAATGGAAGGGGCCTTTGAAATTCTGCGTGAAGCCGGTGTCCGGATGCCCCGGGCGATTGGGCAAACCGTGTCTGTGGTAGGTGCACTGATTTTGGGCTCGGCAGTGGTGGAAGCGGGAATCATAACGCCGATCATGGTCATTGTAGTGGCGCTTACCGGTATAGCCAGCTTTGCAATCCCAGCATACAACATGTCTATTGCCGGCCGGATCATCCGTTTCGGTTTTCTGCTTCTGGCCGGCGTGTCCGGATTTTATGGCATCACCCTGGGGCTGATTGTGCTGGTCGCACACATGAACAGCCTGCGCTCCTTTGGCATTCCATACCTGTCACCGTTTGTACCGCTGTCAGTAAAAGGGCTAAAGGATACCCTCATTCGATTGCCGCTCTGGTCCATGAGACCGAGTAAATCCCCTCAGCAAATGCGAGCTGAGATGCCTAAATATATGAAAGTAACAACAGGACAGGACTTCCGGCTGTCCCCGGCCATTGTCAAAAACAGCAAACCACAAGAGCTCCATACGGAAGGGGAAGAGCAACAAGATGATAAATAA
- a CDS encoding Ger(x)C family spore germination protein, protein MINKVVSLTLLACLQLLLPLVLTGCWDSVELNRRAIVSGVAIDRGPTEEEKFILSFQVIVSEEISGETTRGTAPVAVYTGKGRTMFEALANTSRQTARFLSLGHIRVLVISEKFAREGIKDIMDVLERESDTRLTSLIFISKGQEAKDLMTTMTVFSKIPANDLVEKLDTTSKQFGYNYRMEVDDVIRGIQIRGGGPLINGVHTSGDREKAASNDNLKTITPGAVLRVSGLAVFKDDKLKGWLQGNEALGAALIHNQIKEYPSLIKDQRGGYIAFNVYHSQLELGVNASDPEHPVINIEIYQQAALKEASSPLDLTSPKVLEGLSSGLQAETKRQIEAAVAAARRYGSDVLGFGEEMERENPQGWKKVKDRWEGIFASCEVNIDADAVIRHTDMRNNSFQVNQ, encoded by the coding sequence ATGATAAATAAGGTTGTCTCTCTGACACTCCTTGCCTGCCTGCAGCTTCTTCTTCCGCTGGTTCTTACCGGCTGCTGGGACAGTGTCGAGCTGAACAGACGGGCTATAGTCTCCGGAGTCGCAATCGACAGGGGGCCCACGGAGGAGGAGAAATTCATATTATCCTTTCAGGTTATTGTCTCGGAAGAGATCTCCGGAGAAACGACGAGAGGCACCGCCCCGGTCGCCGTTTATACAGGCAAAGGACGTACCATGTTCGAGGCGCTGGCCAATACGTCGCGGCAGACTGCCCGTTTTTTATCGCTGGGCCATATCCGTGTGCTGGTGATCTCCGAAAAATTCGCCCGTGAAGGCATTAAGGATATTATGGATGTGCTTGAACGGGAAAGTGATACACGGCTGACCAGCCTGATTTTTATCTCCAAAGGCCAGGAGGCCAAAGACCTGATGACAACCATGACCGTATTCAGCAAAATTCCTGCCAACGATCTGGTGGAAAAGCTGGATACGACCTCCAAGCAGTTCGGCTACAACTACCGGATGGAGGTGGATGATGTGATCAGAGGCATTCAGATCAGGGGAGGGGGACCTTTAATTAACGGCGTGCATACTTCGGGGGACAGGGAAAAAGCAGCCTCTAATGATAATTTGAAGACCATAACCCCAGGGGCAGTTTTACGTGTTTCGGGTCTGGCTGTCTTTAAAGATGACAAGCTGAAAGGGTGGCTTCAGGGAAATGAGGCGCTTGGCGCCGCCCTGATTCATAACCAAATAAAAGAATACCCTTCACTGATCAAGGATCAGAGGGGAGGGTACATCGCTTTTAATGTGTATCATTCACAGCTGGAGCTGGGGGTAAATGCGTCCGATCCTGAGCATCCGGTCATCAACATTGAGATTTACCAGCAGGCGGCTTTAAAAGAGGCTTCCAGCCCGCTGGACCTTACTTCCCCGAAGGTTCTGGAGGGGCTATCGTCCGGCCTGCAGGCGGAAACCAAAAGACAGATTGAGGCGGCAGTTGCTGCGGCCAGGAGATACGGCAGTGACGTTCTGGGGTTTGGTGAAGAAATGGAAAGGGAGAATCCGCAGGGTTGGAAGAAGGTGAAGGACCGCTGGGAAGGGATTTTTGCTTCCTGTGAGGTCAACATTGATGCAGATGCTGTAATCAGGCATACCGATATGCGGAACAATTCGTTCCAGGTGAATCAATAA
- a CDS encoding GerAB/ArcD/ProY family transporter: MGTVKIGLTQFFSITLLFELGTALVVNLGMGAGRDAWISILVGAVAGLVMFAGYTYLYWKYPDEPFTSYARKLLGRPLGAAVAVLYIILFMNLAGRDLRDGSTMLAMATMHNTPLFILSTLMIMSGAYVLHKGLEVLTRTSLVFSAIVLLIGVFSIILLTLSGSINLNYLLPMLENGIKPVLVSVIHQNYMFPFGEMICFTMLMPHLSNVKKGPWAIAAAMLFAALLLSLTMAMNISVLGADIVKRSPLPLMPAISKISISDFIQRVDIFVVMVLIIGVFFKMAVFFAAALIGISELFKIPYRRMLYPCALIILFTSMLDARSFIEHLDEGGRLLYVVYPFFMVGIPVILILIAAVKSYFSAPRSG, encoded by the coding sequence ATGGGGACTGTCAAAATCGGCCTGACCCAATTTTTCAGCATTACACTGCTGTTTGAACTGGGAACGGCACTGGTCGTCAATCTGGGGATGGGGGCAGGCAGAGACGCATGGATTTCGATTCTGGTCGGGGCAGTGGCGGGATTGGTCATGTTTGCGGGTTACACTTATCTGTACTGGAAATACCCGGATGAGCCTTTTACTTCTTATGCGCGGAAGCTGCTGGGCCGGCCGCTCGGGGCGGCAGTTGCGGTGCTGTATATCATTCTGTTTATGAATCTGGCGGGCAGGGATCTGCGCGACGGCAGCACCATGCTGGCGATGGCGACTATGCATAACACACCGCTTTTTATTTTGAGCACACTTATGATTATGTCAGGGGCTTACGTTCTTCATAAGGGGCTGGAGGTGCTGACCAGAACCTCGCTCGTCTTTTCCGCCATCGTACTCCTGATCGGTGTATTCAGCATCATTTTGCTTACACTGTCAGGTTCAATTAACCTCAACTATCTGCTTCCCATGCTCGAAAATGGCATAAAGCCGGTTCTGGTATCCGTAATCCATCAGAATTATATGTTTCCGTTCGGGGAAATGATCTGCTTCACAATGCTGATGCCCCACTTGTCCAATGTCAAAAAAGGACCCTGGGCCATTGCCGCTGCCATGCTGTTCGCTGCACTGCTGCTGAGCCTGACGATGGCGATGAATATTTCTGTGCTTGGGGCAGATATTGTGAAGCGTTCCCCGCTGCCGCTGATGCCGGCCATCAGCAAAATATCCATTTCGGATTTTATCCAGCGGGTCGATATTTTTGTGGTTATGGTGCTGATTATCGGCGTGTTTTTCAAAATGGCGGTGTTTTTCGCTGCCGCACTCATCGGCATTTCCGAGCTGTTCAAAATTCCTTACCGCAGGATGCTTTACCCGTGTGCCCTGATCATCCTGTTTACCTCCATGCTGGACGCCCGGAGCTTTATCGAGCATCTGGATGAAGGCGGACGGCTTCTGTATGTGGTTTACCCGTTTTTTATGGTGGGCATTCCCGTCATCCTGATCCTCATTGCCGCCGTGAAAAGCTATTTCTCCGCACCGCGCTCCGGCTGA